In Victivallis lenta, the sequence CATCGGCTCGACGACTTCGATTTTCGCCTTGACCTTCGGCATGTCCGGGGCCTTTTCGGCCTCGTCGGAGCCGAGGTCTTCCGGGCGGATGCCGAAGGTGACTTTCTTGTCGACATACGGCTCAAGCCTGGACTTCCACTCATCCGGAATGGCGAACTCGAAACCGGGCTCAACGAAGGTGAGCTTGCCGTCCTTGTTCGTGATGACGCCATCGAAGAAGTTCATCGGCGGCGTGCCGATGAAGCCCGCCACGAATTTGTTGCACGGATTATCGTAGAGCTCGAGCGGCTCGGCGACCTGCTGGATGATGCCGTCCTTCATGACGCAGATGCGGTCGCCCATGGTCATGGCTTCGGTCTGGTCGTGGGTCACGTAGATCATCGTGCTTTCGAGGTGCTGGTGCAGCTTCGAGATTTCGGTGCGCATCTGGACGCGCATCTTGGCGTCGAGGTTCGACAGCGGCTCGTCGAAGAGGAACGCCTTCGGTTTGCGCACGATGGCGCGGCCGACGGCGACGCGCTGGCGCTGGCCGCCGGAGAGCTGCTTCGGACGGCGCTCGAGGTACTCCTCGAGGCCGAGGATCTTCGCGGCTTCCATCACGCGGTACTGGATGTCCTCCTTCGAGAAGTTGCGCAGCTTGAGCCCGAACGCCATGTTGTCGTAAACCGACATATGCGGATAAAGCGCGTAGTTCTGGAACACCATCGCGATGTCGCGGTCTTTCGGCGCGACATTGTTGACCACCCGGTCGCCGATCTTGACCGTCCCCTTGGAGATATCCTCAAGCCCGGCGATCATGCGCAGCGTGGTGGATTTGCCGCAGCCGGAGGGGCCGACGAGGACCATGAATTCACGGTCGCGGATTTCGAGGTTGACGTCTTTCACGGCGGTCACGCTGCCGTCGTAAATCTTGTAGACGTGCTCCAGAATCACTTCTGCCATAATAAAGAACCCTTTTCTCTGCGGTCCGCGACGCCGGAGCAGCCTCTGACGACCTGCGGGGAATTCCGGCTCGCTCGAGCCGGCCCGTCTCCGGGCACATCCGGACCTGTTATCAGCTGGCAATATAGAACCGGAGACGGCCGATTTCAAGCCGCATCCGGATTTTTCCGCATAAAAAAACGCCGTGTCGCCCGGACACGGCGTTCCCCAGCGGCGGAACGGATCAGAACTCCTCTTCCTCTTCGTCGTCGAATTCCTCGTCGAACTCCTCGTCGAGGTCCTCGTCGTCAAAGACTTCATCGTCGAATTCGCCGCGCTCGAAGATATCGTCCTCCTCTTCGTCGAAATCCTCGAAGAGCTCGTCATCGTTGATGCCGTCGTCGAATTCCGACGGGTCCTCGCCGAGGAAGGAGGACGACGCGCTGATGACGGAACCGCATTCCGGACAGCAGCCGTCTTCGGCTTCTATCGCGCTTTCACTCACTTCAATATTGCAATAGGGACAAATTGTAGCCATATCACCAGCCTCCTTCTTAGGTCAGTTTCTCCGGTACTATATTGATACTTTGCAATTTGTCAAACCGGGAACGAAAAAAAAACGTTTTTTTCTCGGGAAATGCGATGAATTACTTCACCGGATCGGGGGAGTCGTACAGCCGGAACAGCCACTCGCCGTCGAGCGGCGCGCCGTCGAGTTCCGAACGGCCGTAGTTGCGCTGGCGGTCGAAGAGCAGCGAGCATTTGCCGGGAAAATCGACGATTTCCAGCAGGAAAAGGCCGCTTTCCGGCATGACGGGGAAGCGGAGCTTCACGAGCCCCGGATGTTCCACCGCGCGCGTCACCGTGCGGCCGTTGACCCGGAAACGAAGCCGGCCGGCGCTGTCGGCCAGCAGCGTCCATTCCGCTTCGCCGGGCTTGTCGAAGTCCGGAAAGCGCTTGGCGAGCTTCTGCCCGCGGCGCATTTCGATTTCGCTCCAGCCGCCGAAGGTCATCGGGCCGTAATCGAGCCGGTAGGGTGTGCCGCCGAAGGCGACGACGGTTCCGTCCGGCCGGCAGAAGCGCGCCAGCGCCGCCTCGAGGTTGTTCCGGTAGAACTCGTAGCCGGAGCTGACGAGCCAGAAGGCGGCGACCAGCCCGCCGCCGCCGCAGAGCAGCAGCTGCCGACGCCGTTCCGGGGATCTCCGCCAGCGCCGCAGGAACCAGGACGCGAAGCCGCCCGCCGCAACGGCGACAAGCGGAAGGATCGGCGCCCGGAAGCGCGAGAGAATGTAGAAGAGTGCGGTCGCCGCCCAGTAGGCCGCCGCGCAGTAGACGAGCAGCCAGAGCCGGACGTCGCGCCGCCGGTACGCCCTGACGGCCGCCAGCACGAGCCCGGCCAGGCCGAGCGGCAGCAGCACGAGGCTGCGCCCCGGCAGCAGCCAGCGCAGGATCAGGCTCGACTCGGCGCCGCCGCCGGGACCGAGAAGCGAAACGTTGTTCGGAATTTCCCGCCAGTCCCAGAAGAGCAGGAGCTTGCGCAGCTGCAGCTCGAAGAACGCGGCGGGCTCGCGGCGCATCCACTCGAACATCTGGGCCGGTACGCCGACGCCGTTTTCGGCGCGGTTCATCATGCGGCCGTACGCTTCGGGGTACTCCATCGGCCCGGCCGGAAGTTCCGGATCGCGGCCGCCGGCCGGCGCTTCCGGCGAATTCCCGAGCGCGAGCACGGCGTCGGCCGCGGTCGACGGGCCGGAGAGTTTTCCGGTCACGCGGGTGTTGTGGAGAGCGAAAGGCAGCTGGACCAGAAGCACCATTGCCGCGAAAAGCCCGGCCGCCGCCGCGATTCGGCCCGGACCTGCTTTGTGCTGCCGCCCGGCCCAGATCAGCGCCGCCAGCAGCCCGGGCAGGAAGAAATTGATGTTGCCGCGGGTCAGGATCGCGATTCCGGTCACGGCTCCGACCGCCGCCCAGCGCTTGAGATTCCAGCATTCGCAGGCCCGCAGCGCCAGGTAGAAGAGAAGCATGAGGTTGAAGGTCTGGAGCGTCTCGTTCTGGTGGTACGGCGTATTGAGCAGCAGCGGCGTCGAAATCGCCGTGAACACGGCGGCGATGCAGCCGGCGGTTTTGCCGAACAGCCGGGCGGAGGCCAGCCCGGCGAGATAGCTTGTCGCCGCCCCGAGCAGCGACTGCACGAAGATCACGAAACCGATCGAACCGCCGGAGAGCAGATAGCAGCCCGGCAGGAAGACCGCATAATAGAACGGCTGATAATAAAAGGGCCCCGTATATTCGCCGGCCGCCATTTCGCGCCCGAGCTTCATATACGTGGCAAGGTCGGTCAGCACCGAAGGGGCATAGACGCTGTTTCGCCCGCCGTTGACGGCGCCGAGCTCGGCCCAGACGCCGAGACGGAGCAGGAACGCACAGCCGGCGATGACGCCGAGCATCAGCAAAAAACCGCGGCCGGAACGGATTCCGGCTGCGGTACCCCCTCTTGACGCCATGCCCGCCATCAGACGGTCATGAGCTCCTTTTCCTTCGCGGCAAGTTCCTTGTCGAGCGTGGCGATGTAGCGGTCGGTCAGCTTCTGGATGTCGTCGAGGATCTTCTTGAGCTCATCCTCGGTGAACACGCCGTCTTTCTGTGCTTTTTTGGCTGCTTCGTTGCCGTCGCGCCGGATGTTGCGGAGCGCGACCTTCGCTTCCTCGACGAACCCTTTCGCCTGCTTGGCCAGCGTCGCGCGGCGGTCCTGGCTGAGTTCCGGAATCGGCAGTTTGATATGAGTGCCGTCGTTCATCGGGGTGATGCCGATGTTCGAGGCGAGAATCGCTTTTTCGACCGCGGAGAGCGCGCTTTTGTCCCACGGCTGGATCACGAGCAGCCGCGGTTCCGGCGCGTTGATGCCGGCGAGCTCCTTCAGGCGGGTCGGGGTGCCGTAATACTCGACCATGATGTTTTCGACCAGCGACGGAGAGGCTTTCCCGGTGCGGATGGTGTGAAAGCTGTTGACGAGGGCCTCTTCGGTCTTCATCATGTGCTCTTCGAGTTCGTCAAGAAGATTGGCCGGATCCAATTGCATGGTTTTTCTCCTGGTTTTGTTTTGCTGTTTCCTTCATTGCGTAAAATAGCAAGCTTTCCGGCAAAATGCAAATAAAAAAACACCCGAATCGTCGAAAATTCGGGTGAAAAAAGAGCGGTACGGTCACCTTGTGTTCTTCTTCAGCGCTTCGAGCAGCACGCGCTTGCGCGGGTTGTCCGGGGAGGGGACGACGCTGCGGAACGCCTTCCCCTCGTGTTCGATGCTCCATGCGTCCCATTCCCGGAACGCGTGGTAGGCCCAGTCCCAGCCGTACTCCTCGAAGAGCTCGATCATGTCCGCGAGATAGCGGTCGCCGCCTTTCGCCCAGTTGATCACGCTGAATTCCCCGACGAAGATCGGGACGCCGTGCTTCTTCTGGAACTCGATGACCTCCTTCATGCTGACCCGCAGCTGCTCCTTGTCCCAGTAGACGCCGTCGATCACGCCGGGATACGACCAGCGGACCTGACCGAGCACCCCCTGATGGGTATAGGCGTGCGGGCTGTAGAAATGCGGGCTGTAAATGACGTTGCGGTCCGCGAGCGGCCGGGTGTTCGCAAAATCCGGCTCGGTGATGATCGGCGTGTCGGGATCGACCTCCCGGATGACTCCGACCAGCCGCTCCGAGATCGCGAGCCACGGGTTTTCGACGCCTCTGACGTAGTTCTCCGCAACCGGCTCGTTCAGCAGGTCGTAGCCGTAGATCTGCGGGTTGCCGCGGTAGTGCGACGCAAGTTTCCGCCACGCCGCGTCGAGGGTGTCGAGGCTGGTCCCGGCGCCGAGGATGTTGCTGGCCACCTGACTGATCCCGGTGCCGGGGCCGGTGTGCAGGTCGATGGCGACTTTGATGCCGTGCTCTCTGAAGAGCGGCATAAGTTCGTCGAGCCGCTTGATTTCGGAATCGATCCAGGCGAGGTATTTCTCCGGTGTCGAGATGTCCGCCTTCGGTTTCACGTTGAGGCCCGGATTCATCTGGTAGCGGATCAGGTTGACGTTCCATTCCGCGAGCGTCCCGACCGCTTCGGGCGACAGGTCGCCGCCGGACATGAAGCCGCGGAACTTCGCGCCTTTGCCGGGGCCGCGCGGAATCGCCTGCGCCTCGGCATTCACGGCGGGCTTCCCCTCCGACGGATCGTCGGTTTCGACGCAGCGGAAGATTCTGACGCCCGCAACCTCGAAGGTTCCGGAGGCGTTCTGGATGCCGAGCGACAGCGTGACCTTATCCGCGTTGTCCGGGATGTTTTCGACGATGCAGACCTTCGTCCAGCCGTAGGTGCCGTAACGCCGCAGCGGCTCCGGATGACGCGTTTTTCCGCCCGCCGAGATCGCGAGCATGACCTTGCTGCCGAAATACGGCTGCGGTCCGCGCGTGAGTTCTTTGCCGCGGACGACGGCTTCAAGCTGGATGAGGCCGCGCAGCTTCGCCGGGTCGAGTCCGATCGACATCCAGCGCGTCCCCCGCTTCGGCAGGACGAAGGCCACGGCGGGGGAGCCGTCCGGCCCGCCTGCCGGAAGATATTGCGCGGCGGAGCTGTCGGTCCACCGTTTCAATGCGCCGGCCGAACGGAAATCGGCCTCCCACAGAAGTTCCGTATTCCGGTAGGCGGCGGACAGGCAGGCCGAAGCGGTCAGCAGG encodes:
- a CDS encoding ABC transporter ATP-binding protein, with the translated sequence MAEVILEHVYKIYDGSVTAVKDVNLEIRDREFMVLVGPSGCGKSTTLRMIAGLEDISKGTVKIGDRVVNNVAPKDRDIAMVFQNYALYPHMSVYDNMAFGLKLRNFSKEDIQYRVMEAAKILGLEEYLERRPKQLSGGQRQRVAVGRAIVRKPKAFLFDEPLSNLDAKMRVQMRTEISKLHQHLESTMIYVTHDQTEAMTMGDRICVMKDGIIQQVAEPLELYDNPCNKFVAGFIGTPPMNFFDGVITNKDGKLTFVEPGFEFAIPDEWKSRLEPYVDKKVTFGIRPEDLGSDEAEKAPDMPKVKAKIEVVEPMGSETYVYLNTGENSFIARVDPHKKLRVGELESLAVLLPKAHIFDGETEKTII
- a CDS encoding glycosyltransferase family 39 protein, whose translation is MASRGGTAAGIRSGRGFLLMLGVIAGCAFLLRLGVWAELGAVNGGRNSVYAPSVLTDLATYMKLGREMAAGEYTGPFYYQPFYYAVFLPGCYLLSGGSIGFVIFVQSLLGAATSYLAGLASARLFGKTAGCIAAVFTAISTPLLLNTPYHQNETLQTFNLMLLFYLALRACECWNLKRWAAVGAVTGIAILTRGNINFFLPGLLAALIWAGRQHKAGPGRIAAAAGLFAAMVLLVQLPFALHNTRVTGKLSGPSTAADAVLALGNSPEAPAGGRDPELPAGPMEYPEAYGRMMNRAENGVGVPAQMFEWMRREPAAFFELQLRKLLLFWDWREIPNNVSLLGPGGGAESSLILRWLLPGRSLVLLPLGLAGLVLAAVRAYRRRDVRLWLLVYCAAAYWAATALFYILSRFRAPILPLVAVAAGGFASWFLRRWRRSPERRRQLLLCGGGGLVAAFWLVSSGYEFYRNNLEAALARFCRPDGTVVAFGGTPYRLDYGPMTFGGWSEIEMRRGQKLAKRFPDFDKPGEAEWTLLADSAGRLRFRVNGRTVTRAVEHPGLVKLRFPVMPESGLFLLEIVDFPGKCSLLFDRQRNYGRSELDGAPLDGEWLFRLYDSPDPVK
- the frr gene encoding ribosome recycling factor, which translates into the protein MQLDPANLLDELEEHMMKTEEALVNSFHTIRTGKASPSLVENIMVEYYGTPTRLKELAGINAPEPRLLVIQPWDKSALSAVEKAILASNIGITPMNDGTHIKLPIPELSQDRRATLAKQAKGFVEEAKVALRNIRRDGNEAAKKAQKDGVFTEDELKKILDDIQKLTDRYIATLDKELAAKEKELMTV
- a CDS encoding glycoside hydrolase family 5 protein; this encodes MTMKKTVLLLLLTASACLSAAYRNTELLWEADFRSAGALKRWTDSSAAQYLPAGGPDGSPAVAFVLPKRGTRWMSIGLDPAKLRGLIQLEAVVRGKELTRGPQPYFGSKVMLAISAGGKTRHPEPLRRYGTYGWTKVCIVENIPDNADKVTLSLGIQNASGTFEVAGVRIFRCVETDDPSEGKPAVNAEAQAIPRGPGKGAKFRGFMSGGDLSPEAVGTLAEWNVNLIRYQMNPGLNVKPKADISTPEKYLAWIDSEIKRLDELMPLFREHGIKVAIDLHTGPGTGISQVASNILGAGTSLDTLDAAWRKLASHYRGNPQIYGYDLLNEPVAENYVRGVENPWLAISERLVGVIREVDPDTPIITEPDFANTRPLADRNVIYSPHFYSPHAYTHQGVLGQVRWSYPGVIDGVYWDKEQLRVSMKEVIEFQKKHGVPIFVGEFSVINWAKGGDRYLADMIELFEEYGWDWAYHAFREWDAWSIEHEGKAFRSVVPSPDNPRKRVLLEALKKNTR